GAATATCATCAAGGTTGTGACAGTAGTGCAGACGTCGATAAGAAGCTTTTCCTCCAGGGAGAGCACCTCCTGCAATAGTTGGGCAATAAAGTCTCTTGGTCTAATTCCTTCTTTTCCCTCTGTTATTCCAGTGATTCTGAGGTTATTTCATCTCAAACTGCCTTCCAGATCTTCGCATTTTTGATTGAGTCTCTCTATCTCTGACTTGAGTTGAGATACTTGGCGCTGTAGCATGCTAACACAGTCTGAGCGAAAAGTGGCCGAGCTTTCAATTTCCTTCATAGTGTTAGCATGTGATGTCGATGTAGTCTCAACGTTTGAAACTCATTTCTTGTCATAACATTTCTTCTCTTAGATCTTCATATACATGCTGGATGCCATTCTAAATGGTAGTGCAAATGTCGCTCGAGTTGTGATATTTTATTACGCAGTGCTGTGATGGCATCCAGCACTGCTCGGTTGGGCGGATCTTCCTCTTCATTCACCTCATCGGGTGTTTCGTGATCAGGAGAGCACGATGCTTGGTCCGGGCCTTGCTCGATTTGGTCGAGTTTTCTGCTTTTCCATGCTGAAATTCGTCATTGAATATTCACTCTGTGATGGGGTCTACGCTGGCATGTTGGATTTATCACCCATAGGACAGGCCGGTACATGCTCAGCCGCAGGCTGGCACAAATTACACAGTGGGCCATCGGGAAAATTTCGCAAATTTGTTAGATGTAGATGCTTAATCACTCTCCGCTCGGGGTGCTACTCAGGAAACGTAGTTTAAAAACCAACACTGTTTACAAAGCAGTACATTCCAGTACAACTGTGTATTTTGTCCATTGCTAGAATTCATAAAATTGACAAACAATTTTACTGAAGTCTGTGATTATTGTTAAAACGGTTCTGATTCATGAGGAAGACGTTGGTCAACAAGTGTGCTTTTCTTTGTAGAAATCACCATTACAACACATTATGATCCGTTTCTTTGTTTGCATTTAGAACAGTAATGTACATGCTATCGAATACCAGGCAATTTGATATTGAACATTGAAGTGTTCATAGAATgagaaatacaattttccttaATAAATCTTTTTCTCAAAAGATTGAGTTCTTTATTGAGCTCTAACTTTCAGTACTTAAAACCCCCCAGTggggaaaaaaaactgcaaaactGACTCGTTCTTGACCTCTACAAATTTCTGACATCAGCTAGTTGAACACATTTACACTACTGTCTACATTCACATGTCAACAATGCCTATGAGGTATTCAGAAACTTTGTCCAGTCACTTGTAAGGTAATAAGGAGGAAGAAGGATAGATTGTATTATTCCTAAACACAGATGAACTAATGATAAGAGTAAATGTGGAAACAAACGTTATAATGTTTCTGGCTGTGTGGCACATGCCACTCTGCATTTCCTTCTGGCGGATCCTTCATTTAGAAGTGAGCTGCCAAAGGTTATGTTTAACAAGATCCCTGATCATTTCAAGTAGCCATGATAATGGTTTACATGAATTCAACAATGGTGtacagtgttttgaacacaaataTATTGACCAACTTTATATTGTTCTGCAGATGTGTTTGGTGCTGATGCAGATAAAATGAAGAGAATAACAGTGCTGGCGGGAGAACCTGTTACTCTAAGAAGCAGTGTTGCTGAAATAGGAAATGAGTTGCTATGGTGGGAGATTGCCGATATGGAATGATCTGGTCCTTCAACCTTTTTTACTGTTATTGCTAAATGCAATAGAGAGACCAATAAGAATTAAATGAAGGTAATGAATTGGAAAAAAAAACCCAGACTGGAGATCTCACTATCACAAACACCAGACACTGGACATTATCTGTTTAATAAAACATCTTTGCAtctgtttcaagtcaagtcatttttacctCTGTCAACTATTTTAGATAACTATCATAATTCCTAATGTGCAATTTTTCACAATGCTTAAGaaattaatcaattattttacaATGCAACTTTTTTAGACTGTGTGGAACATTACAACACTTTTACTTCCTCTACGTTAACCTTGTTGATTCTGTTTTCTTACAGCTCCTATGGAACAAAGAGGTGACTATCAAGAGGAGACACACTTGCCTTTGATAACAGAAGTGGATCCCAACTTTACTACTACggttatacattataaattctgtatCCACATTCCATCCACCTTGAATAAATGAGCTCTAGCTATTTCTTTTTATAACAAACACAAATGTGCATTTTGAGCTGTGACTGGAAATTACTCCTAATGCTACACTATTGGGAAAAATACTTCACAATACTGAAAAATGTTAAGCAAGCATTAATGTGGCTCAAATTTGGTGGGAAATTGGCAACATTTTGTAGTAGCAGCAAAAAAACATCAACTTAAGGTCAAGTACTTTCATATCATTGCCCAAACATCCTCATGGCATTGTACACACTGAGTAATTCTATTTGCAGAGCATTACCAAGACATTGCATTACTTCCTGCTTGCAGCTTTGTTAGCTTGTTTCCTAGGGGAATAACAAAAATCATTTTGAGAACTTCTGTGCGTCATGGTTTGAAAATCATATGACCCAAATTTGGTTAAGATCAGACCAAATTTAAGGAGAGGCATTAAAGAaacctttatttttttacatgaatcCAAAACATTTCAAACTCTGGGAAACAAGAAATCCATTAATTTTACACTAGACCTGATCTGAATCACATATTCCACCATCAAGCAGATGAGGgtgtcttgtttacttgctatacTACTGTAAGTGCCTCAGACACAGCAGCTTTCTATCTTTCATAGGCACTGTATAATTTTAATGTCTGATCTTTACTTCCCTCTTATAGTGAatgaatattgttattttttacaaattaaacattttgaaatgtgttgTGTTCTTGGTTTATATGTATTGAAtgatacattaataaaatatacaaacttAACTGAGATAATCCTATGATGTTGAATTCCACACTGATAAAAACAAACCCTGATTAATCAGTTTCTGTACACTCCTCTATATACACATCATTGCATACCGTCATCAATACAACATAATTAATTCACAGGACTTAACAGGAACTTACTGATAACACCAAAACACAGCAGCTCTTTGTACTTCTActgtgtcctgattaattaatcgcaattaatcacataaaaaaaatatatatgctgagaaagcccatcatttaacaacaattcaatatataatgatgaactaattatacatagttatctttaaatatataataaaaaaatattcagataattaaaatgcattacattcttgtggcataagagttaatcattgataagacaaaaagcggctttagactacaatgtattgtttactaccatattattgatcataagtcaatcattggcatacagttcacagcaatccatttcacaagtgaatttatcaatcagttggagatttattatgagggcttgtttaaggacccatcaatgtacacctgcatcagacatgcttgtgtagcatcttgggtgcattgcatcataaacataaaatgtttaggtcactgtgtgaagttaaatatagtttaatactcagtcTTTAAACAtaccttgagatcccttagatcgcatttgcactccaagtgttttgaatgcaagaacataacgcatgtctgtgttgtgggttgttttcttcactgtataaactgcgagttgccatacagctgaagtttcacttactgccctctggagtaaacaggtggtactacaagcttgcatttctcaggactcttccttattacaaCCCGGGggaattatttttggtcaaattaatcgcactgcattaacgcgttaaatcgacatccctaatatattatattatataatgtttatatatatatatatatatatatatatatatatatatatataattaaatattatgttttaatCTCAACTACATCATATTACAgatgtaaaatgggttgcaaaaggcatttcatgttgactctaAAGGTTGGCACACATCAAATGGCCAAAAGTCAATAAAACCTTTATTCCTCACTTTCTGAATGTAGTGATATGCACAAAGCAAATAAACCACTCATACATTCCAGCAGTATGTTTTAGGTGAGGGTGTACATCTCATCATCATACTCCAGctccacctcctcctcttcctcctcctcctcatccaacTGGCTGTATTTAAACTTCCGATACACTATCCCATCCCTCCCCATGTAAACAatatcatcctcctcctcctcgtcttCCTCTTGGCCTTCATCTTTATCACAGTACTCCGTCTGTATACTGTCTTTGAGGGTTGCAGAGGTAAAGGGGCCGTCAGCGATTTTGGAATATCCGTTTGATTTGATGATGGGGTTTGAGATGATCCTCGTTCGAAAATGcaggaaaagaaaaatgacaagcCACAAGCTTACCAGCACAAATATCACTGTGAAGACAACAAGGCCGGGATGACCTGAAGGCACCGGATCTTTGCTGAGGAGCTTGTAGTTCAGCGTCACAATGCATTCATCTGAGAAAGGAGAGGTGAAAGATCACATTTAGGAACTATGAGTTTGTTCACAGGGTATGTACTAGCAGAATCCAATTTTAAGTTATAGATCGATATATCGGCCTTGCTAATAAATCAACTGATAATTGactattttgacatttttgacattgAACCCACTACTTTAGAATTATTGTTGTAATATCTCCTATGCCATCATTAactatcattaaaataaaatatatcagcATTATAATGGCCACGGACAAGCCTGCTTACTAAATATCAGCCACTGAAAACCCTGTAATGGTTGATCACTTATCAAAACTGACTTAATTTAGAGGTTACCATTCAGTTCATGGCAATGGCAGCATTCCCAGGGGAATCTTGCGGAATCCATATTATCTCCACAGCAAGGAAGACACCTCCCATCCTCTGAGAGGCGCTGTAGAGCAGGGCACCTGGAGCAGTTGTAAGGCCCTGGGCCTTTACATTCAGTGCAGGATGGGTCACAATCTGCACATTTGGTATTCTGTGCAAAGCACAAAGAATGTTATAAAGCAGTGATACTGTATAAATCAGTTAGAGTGGAGATTCAGATCATTATTGTTAAACTGAACGCCCCTTTCCtgaagaatacatttaaatagcTAAAAATGTCAAGATTTTTTTTAGACAAACCCCTACAAACAATAGGggtttaaagtccccatgaaatcaaaactggagtTTTGGAGCttgtagtccatgtctgttagctttgaggctatCAAGTATAAATTATAATGCTCCTCCCCTTAATCCCACAAACCTTTGACTAGCATTAGCTAACAGCACAAGATGGTtaatggctgtgatgtaaaccaAAGGCTACTGGAAATTTTAAAATAGGGACAAGCCCTTTAATATGCCATGCCCTAACTTCCTGTTTTAAAAGGAAATACGTCAACACATGGAAGAAAACTGCAGATGTTAATTGATTTCGTGGAATCTTTAAAAAGACTAGgcctgtcacgattattaaatTATCATCTGATAACGGTTATTTGATCAAACtaattgtgcacttcaaattccaattaAATTTTTCTGCCCAAATAATGGAACTGTGAGCGAATGTATAAATGTCATTCATGGCATGTATCTCACGGAGTTCCACCGCTGACCGCACTCAGAAATGATGAACCACTTCTGAAGCGCTGTGATGCTCGCACCGTCTGTGGAGGTTTGCGCCAAACTCCCGTGAAAACATAAACGAGAAttttgatagtgaatgcaaagtgCTCCATTTTTACTTTAATGATTGTGTGATGTCAAATGTTCTTGGTCATTGGGGTTCATACACCCAGTGTTTATGACAAACAGTGACAcataaatgtgtgaaagtgaagaatatATGTCTAAATTATTtgactattgcataatataatataaatacaatatagtatacaacagttagttctggttctCGAATCTGATTAGACGAGAGACGTTCCTTGAGTACTGATGTCTCacacatcagcactcggacgcttcactgtttgtatcactccgcttgtgttagTGGCTCTAAACCAAAGTGTAAAAGCAGCGCAGATGTGTAAAAGCAACTATATGTGTGTCTTaggatgtatttgaccaaaatgacaTCTTCAGTAAGCCAACTACACTTGAGATGCAGGCAATCTCTCTCACTCGCGCACTCTCTCGCACTCGCTCACTCTCTCGcactcgctcactctctcactctcgcactcgctcactctcacactctcgcTCTCGCTCACGCTCACgctctcgcactctctctctcactcacacacactctctctctctctctctctctctctctcacacacactctcacacactctcactcacacactctctcactcacacactctctctctctctctctctctctctctctcacacacacacacacacacacactctctcactcacacacacacacacactctctctcactcacacacacacacacactctctcactcacacacatttctccaataacttgttagaaacagcccaagccatcGTTACTAGTTCTAAATTGACATTTTCTAATCAGTAATGGAGGCTCGTGCGCACCTTTTGAAATAGCAACGGCAGATCCTGAtctgtcacgtaagaaagtagttctttGACAAACTGTGTATTTTGTGACAGTCTTtagtttttcctctttttttacttgttcattgaactgttgtatataagctaTATTACACTCGCCATCGTGCTGTATAGCCCTAAAATAGCACGGCTGAGATTATCTGTGGCCAAATCATGCCAGTGCTAACATAGGGCCAttcagcactcttgctcatgtgatattgctttaatataataATAGTGTAAGTCTTAAAACAGACAAAACATCATGatcacaataataaaacaaattaaaaaaaagattttttacaaGTAATCGgcaaccaaatttcataatcgtgacagtccACAAAGGacaaaataatttactgtaattgtTGGACAAGTACATCAGAGGCCTGATTTGTTTACaatgtattgaaaataaatgttacCATGGTTTTCAAGGGGACGGGATATTGTCCACTTAGACATGCAGATGAGCAGATTCCTGCAAACATTTCAAACCCATTGTAACATGAAGT
This window of the Xyrauchen texanus isolate HMW12.3.18 chromosome 27, RBS_HiC_50CHRs, whole genome shotgun sequence genome carries:
- the LOC127621212 gene encoding proprotein convertase subtilisin/kexin type 5-like — protein: MDSASLATGAAFAVQGQAKTNASAASQNAFYSCPDGYYVNKDKQECVQCHVNCASCSGHHSNDCLTCKPGLLLLGHSCFPSCPASFFVNANYECEACDHTCEECSASSSSCLSCRDGYFLLRKSGNCLHKCPSNYFPDTFDRECRRCHTTCETCSGNGALSCTSCYNGFEMFAGICSSACLSGQYPVPLKTMNTKCADCDPSCTECKGPGPYNCSRCPALQRLSEDGRCLPCCGDNMDSARFPWECCHCHELNDECIVTLNYKLLSKDPVPSGHPGLVVFTVIFVLVSLWLVIFLFLHFRTRIISNPIIKSNGYSKIADGPFTSATLKDSIQTEYCDKDEGQEEDEEEEDDIVYMGRDGIVYRKFKYSQLDEEEEEEEEVELEYDDEMYTLT